One stretch of Variovorax sp. TBS-050B DNA includes these proteins:
- a CDS encoding ATP-binding protein: protein MSRGATPEGGAVGALRRLWRRVAEPSLVRRGTGWTLLVFFLIWAALLGFEYARNLRNLAEAPSLTQYGDALLLALDELDDPSQAGAVMAATERWTAIRRTQNERLRGIVLYELRDLRGARVYASEGWAQAASSPDRTERYWRYDRTSAHWRLQILNPRRTESAFLRYNAGFILPYLLVAFPFVLLAVWLTVRASLRPLQQLARRIEARPADELNAVGVPARYRELKPLVQALDTLLARLRGTVARERAFVQDAAHEIRTPLAVINAQAHVLAQARDPAARTQAEAELNQAVARTSHLARQLLDLATLDRAGPSCRSRVDLAHWLRTQLGPAARTAMQDGRELSLEAPDTLPREIDLGALESVVQNLVDNALRHGAPGSRIAVMLRAEGDALTLEVRDDGPGIEAARHDSVFERFHRGSEPRASGAGLGLAIVRQAASRLGGGVEIVEGLRGRGVGFRVRMEAAATIAP, encoded by the coding sequence ATGAGCCGCGGTGCCACGCCCGAAGGCGGTGCGGTGGGCGCGCTCCGGCGCCTGTGGCGGCGCGTGGCCGAGCCCTCGCTGGTGCGGCGCGGCACCGGCTGGACGCTGCTGGTCTTCTTCCTGATCTGGGCCGCGCTGCTGGGCTTCGAGTACGCCCGGAATCTCCGGAACCTCGCCGAAGCGCCGAGCCTCACGCAATACGGCGACGCGCTGCTGCTCGCGCTCGACGAGTTGGACGACCCGTCGCAGGCAGGCGCGGTGATGGCCGCCACCGAACGCTGGACCGCGATCCGCCGCACCCAGAACGAGCGGCTGCGCGGCATCGTGCTCTACGAGCTGCGCGACCTGCGCGGCGCGCGCGTCTATGCCTCCGAGGGCTGGGCGCAGGCCGCCAGCTCGCCCGACCGGACCGAGCGCTACTGGCGCTACGACCGCACAAGCGCGCACTGGCGGCTGCAGATCCTGAACCCGCGCCGCACCGAAAGCGCCTTCCTGCGCTACAACGCCGGCTTCATCCTGCCCTACCTGCTGGTGGCCTTTCCCTTCGTGCTGCTGGCCGTCTGGCTCACGGTGCGCGCCAGCCTGCGTCCGCTGCAGCAGCTCGCGCGCCGCATCGAAGCGCGGCCGGCCGACGAGCTGAACGCCGTCGGCGTGCCGGCGCGCTACCGCGAGCTCAAGCCGCTGGTGCAGGCGCTCGACACGCTGCTGGCGCGCCTGCGCGGCACCGTCGCGCGCGAGCGCGCCTTCGTGCAGGACGCGGCGCACGAGATCCGCACGCCGCTCGCGGTCATCAACGCCCAGGCCCATGTGCTGGCCCAGGCCCGGGACCCGGCGGCGCGGACCCAGGCCGAGGCCGAACTGAACCAGGCCGTCGCGCGCACCTCGCATCTCGCGCGGCAGCTGCTCGATCTCGCGACGCTGGACCGCGCCGGCCCCTCCTGCAGGAGCCGCGTGGACCTTGCGCACTGGCTGCGCACCCAGCTTGGCCCCGCCGCGCGCACCGCGATGCAGGACGGGCGCGAACTGTCGCTCGAAGCGCCCGACACGCTGCCGCGCGAGATCGACCTCGGCGCGCTGGAGTCGGTGGTGCAGAACCTGGTCGACAACGCGCTGCGTCACGGTGCACCCGGCAGCCGCATCGCCGTGATGCTGCGTGCGGAGGGCGACGCGCTCACGCTCGAAGTGCGCGACGACGGCCCCGGCATCGAGGCCGCGCGGCACGACAGCGTGTTCGAGCGCTTCCATCGCGGCAGCGAGCCGCGCGCGAGCGGTGCCGGCCTGGGCCTCGCGATCGTGCGCCAGGCCGCATCGCGCCTCGGCGGCGGCGTCGAGATCGTCGAGGGCCTGCGGGGGCGCGGCGTCGGCTTTCGCGTGCGGATGGAAGCCGCCGCTACCATCGCGCCATGA
- a CDS encoding YkgJ family cysteine cluster protein, producing MSPCRQCGACCASYRVDFSVHELDENGGTVPAGLAVEVNDALCRLRGTDHARPRCAALTGTIGQSVGCGIYEWRPNPCHELEAGSDACERARARHGLPALQPA from the coding sequence ATCTCCCCCTGCCGGCAATGCGGCGCCTGCTGCGCGAGCTACCGCGTCGACTTCAGCGTGCACGAGCTCGACGAGAACGGCGGCACGGTGCCGGCGGGCCTGGCGGTCGAGGTCAACGACGCGCTCTGCCGCCTGCGCGGCACCGACCATGCGCGGCCGCGCTGCGCCGCGCTCACCGGCACGATCGGCCAGTCCGTGGGCTGCGGCATCTACGAATGGCGGCCGAATCCCTGCCATGAACTGGAGGCCGGCAGCGACGCCTGCGAACGCGCCCGCGCGCGGCACGGCCTGCCCGCGCTCCAGCCGGCCTGA
- the kynB gene encoding arylformamidase: MRSLQAQPRIWDISPPVHEGAPVFPGDTPYRQRWAATISPGCPVNVSEITLSPHVGAHADAPLHYDPEGEPIGRVDLAPFLGRCRVIHAIAQGPLVEWAHIVHAVDSTLPPRVLVRTYQAMPVDRWDAQLAAYAPATIERLAAMGVKLVGIDTASIDPADSKTLESHQRIRRLDIRVLENLVLDEVPEGDYELIALPLKLVSADASPVRAVLRDLPR; this comes from the coding sequence ATGCGTTCATTGCAAGCCCAACCCCGCATCTGGGACATCTCGCCGCCGGTCCATGAAGGCGCGCCGGTGTTCCCGGGCGACACGCCCTACCGGCAGCGCTGGGCGGCCACCATCTCGCCGGGCTGTCCGGTCAACGTCAGCGAGATCACGCTATCGCCGCACGTCGGCGCGCATGCCGACGCGCCGCTGCACTACGACCCCGAGGGCGAGCCGATCGGCCGCGTCGACCTCGCACCCTTTCTCGGCCGCTGCCGCGTGATCCATGCCATCGCGCAGGGGCCGCTCGTCGAGTGGGCCCACATCGTCCATGCGGTCGACAGCACCCTGCCGCCGCGCGTGCTGGTGCGCACCTACCAGGCGATGCCCGTGGACCGCTGGGACGCGCAGCTCGCGGCCTATGCGCCCGCCACCATCGAGCGCCTCGCAGCCATGGGCGTGAAGCTCGTGGGCATCGACACCGCGAGCATCGACCCTGCGGACAGCAAGACGCTCGAAAGCCACCAGCGCATCCGCCGCCTCGACATCCGCGTGCTCGAGAACCTCGTGCTCGACGAGGTGCCCGAGGGCGACTACGAACTCATCGCGCTGCCGCTCAAGCTGGTCAGCGCCGACGCTTCTCCCGTGCGCGCCGTGCTGCGCGACCTTCCCCGCTGA
- the kynU gene encoding kynureninase produces the protein MTTIEDCRALDAQDPLRALRDQFTLPEGVIYLDGNSLGVLPKAAPARIAEVVAQEWGQGLIRSWNTASWFDLPQRLGDKVARLVGAAPGEVVCTDSTSVNLYKVLFAALSQQKDSGRRLVLSERSNFPTDLYIAESLCRERGFELRLIDERELPGVLTEEVAVLMLTHVNYRTGAMHDMKAVTAAAHAVGALTVWDLAHSAGAVPVALNESQADYAIGCGYKYLNGGPGAPAFAWVHTRHAGKFEQPLAGWWGHAAPFEFTPHYRPAPGVGRYLCGTQPIIALAGLECGIDTVLAAEAFDAGQGGMAALRAKSLALTDLFIRLVEERCPDQGLSLVTPREHARRGSQVCLSRKEGAYAIVQALIARGVIGDYRAGDAQMPDILRFGFTPLYLGFEDVWNAVEHLVQVLDTGEWQRPEFNRKNAVT, from the coding sequence ATGACGACCATCGAAGACTGCCGCGCGCTCGACGCGCAAGACCCGCTGCGCGCGCTGCGCGATCAATTCACGCTGCCCGAGGGCGTGATCTACCTCGACGGCAACTCGCTCGGCGTGCTGCCGAAGGCGGCGCCCGCGCGCATCGCCGAAGTGGTGGCCCAGGAATGGGGCCAGGGCCTGATCCGCTCGTGGAACACCGCCAGCTGGTTCGACCTGCCGCAGCGCCTCGGCGACAAGGTGGCACGGCTCGTCGGCGCGGCGCCCGGCGAGGTGGTGTGCACCGACAGCACCTCGGTCAACCTCTACAAGGTGCTGTTCGCGGCGCTGTCGCAGCAGAAGGACAGCGGCCGCCGGCTGGTGCTCAGCGAACGCAGCAACTTCCCCACCGACCTCTACATCGCCGAGTCGCTGTGCCGCGAGCGCGGCTTCGAGCTGCGGCTGATCGACGAGCGCGAGCTGCCCGGCGTGCTGACCGAGGAGGTCGCGGTGCTGATGCTGACGCACGTCAACTACCGCACCGGCGCGATGCACGACATGAAGGCCGTCACGGCCGCCGCGCATGCGGTGGGCGCGCTGACCGTCTGGGACCTGGCCCACAGCGCGGGCGCGGTGCCGGTCGCGCTCAACGAGAGCCAGGCCGACTACGCCATCGGCTGCGGCTACAAGTACCTGAACGGCGGCCCCGGCGCCCCCGCCTTCGCCTGGGTGCACACGCGGCACGCGGGCAAGTTCGAGCAGCCGCTCGCGGGCTGGTGGGGCCATGCGGCGCCCTTCGAGTTCACGCCGCACTACCGGCCCGCGCCGGGCGTGGGCCGCTACCTCTGCGGCACGCAGCCGATCATCGCGCTCGCGGGGCTCGAATGCGGCATCGACACCGTGCTCGCGGCAGAGGCCTTCGACGCCGGCCAGGGCGGCATGGCGGCGCTGCGCGCCAAGTCGCTCGCGCTGACCGACCTGTTCATCCGCCTGGTGGAGGAACGCTGCCCGGACCAGGGCCTCTCGCTCGTCACGCCACGCGAGCACGCGCGGCGCGGCTCGCAGGTGTGCCTGAGCCGCAAGGAAGGCGCGTACGCGATCGTGCAGGCGCTGATCGCGCGTGGCGTGATCGGGGACTACCGCGCCGGCGATGCCCAGATGCCGGACATCCTGCGCTTCGGCTTCACGCCGCTCTACCTGGGCTTCGAGGACGTGTGGAACGCGGTCGAGCATCTGGTGCAGGTGCTCGACACCGGCGAATGGCAGCGCCCCGAGTTCAACCGCAAGAACGCGGTGACCTGA